From Acinetobacter lwoffii, a single genomic window includes:
- a CDS encoding pyridoxal phosphate-dependent aminotransferase: MSQKKSVIFKNLLPVIKQYQQLGFTHEKIVALLRDEHDLDLVTTETFKSYLYRYAKVTSTPSENIKMPNTFQTPREIKKSSKLEHVCYDIRGPVLRAAIEMEEAGHKIIKLNIGNPAPFGFEAPQEIINDVALNLSNAIGYTDSKGIFPARKAICQYYQQKGILDMHVNDVYIGNGVSELIVMAMQGLLDDGDEMLIPMPDYPLWTAAVNLSGGTAIHYKCDEENHWYPDIADMESKITPNTRGIVIINPNNPTGSVYPRHVLQQIVDLAKKYDLILFADEIYDKIIYDGIEHVAVAALAGDQLCVSFNGLSKAYRIAGFRSGWMAITGNKARAADYIEGLDMLASMRLCANHQAQYAIQTALGGYQSINDLIRPGGRLYEQRNIAWEMLNEIPGVSCVKPEGAMYCFPKLDPNVYPIQDDEKLMLDLLRAEKVLLVQGTGFNWPTPDHFRVVFLPAENELREAITRVGRFLAKIR; the protein is encoded by the coding sequence ATGTCGCAAAAAAAGAGCGTAATTTTTAAAAATCTGCTGCCTGTGATCAAACAATATCAGCAGCTTGGATTTACGCATGAAAAAATTGTTGCACTACTTCGAGATGAACATGATCTCGATCTAGTCACAACTGAGACATTTAAAAGTTATTTATATCGTTATGCAAAAGTGACCTCCACTCCTTCCGAGAACATCAAAATGCCGAACACTTTCCAAACCCCTCGCGAGATCAAGAAATCATCTAAGCTCGAGCATGTATGCTACGACATTCGCGGACCTGTGTTACGAGCGGCCATCGAGATGGAAGAAGCCGGTCACAAAATTATCAAATTAAATATTGGTAACCCTGCCCCATTCGGTTTTGAAGCCCCACAAGAAATTATCAACGATGTGGCTTTAAACCTGTCGAATGCGATTGGCTATACCGATTCCAAAGGGATTTTCCCGGCGCGTAAGGCGATCTGTCAGTATTATCAGCAAAAAGGCATTCTAGATATGCACGTCAATGACGTCTATATCGGTAATGGTGTGTCTGAACTGATCGTGATGGCCATGCAGGGTCTGCTGGATGATGGCGATGAAATGCTGATTCCAATGCCGGATTATCCACTCTGGACGGCAGCAGTGAATCTGTCTGGCGGTACTGCGATTCATTATAAATGTGATGAAGAAAATCACTGGTATCCAGATATTGCTGATATGGAAAGCAAAATCACGCCGAATACGCGTGGTATTGTGATTATCAACCCGAATAACCCGACCGGTTCGGTTTACCCACGTCATGTGTTGCAACAAATCGTCGACTTGGCCAAGAAATATGACCTGATTTTATTTGCTGACGAAATCTACGACAAAATTATTTACGATGGGATTGAGCATGTTGCTGTAGCAGCTCTGGCTGGCGATCAGCTCTGTGTTTCGTTTAACGGTTTATCTAAAGCCTATCGTATTGCTGGTTTCCGTTCCGGCTGGATGGCCATTACCGGCAATAAAGCACGTGCAGCAGACTATATCGAAGGTCTGGATATGCTTGCATCGATGCGTCTGTGTGCCAACCATCAGGCACAATATGCAATTCAGACTGCACTGGGCGGTTATCAGTCAATTAACGACCTGATTCGTCCGGGTGGGCGTTTATATGAACAGCGCAATATTGCCTGGGAAATGCTGAACGAGATTCCAGGTGTGTCTTGTGTCAAACCTGAAGGCGCAATGTATTGCTTCCCGAAACTGGATCCGAATGTGTATCCAATTCAGGATGATGAAAAACTGATGCTGGATTTGTTACGTGCAGAGAAAGTACTTCTGGTTCAAGGGACAGGCTTTAACTGGCCAACACCGGATCATTTCCGTGTAGTGTTCCTGCCGGCTGAAAATGAACTGCGTGAAGCCATTACCCGTGTTGGCCGTTTCTTGGCCAAGATACGTTAA
- the icd gene encoding NADP-dependent isocitrate dehydrogenase: MGYQKIVVPVDGTKITVNADLSLNVPNNPIIPFIEGDGIGADITPTMRTVVDAAVQKAYAGKRSIEWMEVYCGEKADKIYGTYMPEETLEALRDYVISIKGPLTTPVGGGIRSLNVALRQELDLYVCVRPVRWFEGVPSPVHNPELTDMVIFRENSEDIYAGIEWKADSPEAKKVIKFLKEEMGVTNIRFEDNCGIGIKPVSKEGSQRLVRKAIQFAIENDKPSVTLVHKGNIMKYTEGAFKEWGYEVALERFGGELLDGGPWVKIKNPRTGKDIIIKDVIADAFLQQILMRPAEYSVIATLNLNGDYISDALAAEVGGIGIAPGANIGGSIAVYEATHGTAPKYAGQDKVNPGSIILSAEMMLRDMGWTEAADLIIKGISGAIAAKTVTYDFERLMPGATLLRCSEFGEAIIANMDT, from the coding sequence ATGGGATATCAAAAAATCGTAGTACCTGTGGATGGTACCAAAATTACCGTTAATGCAGACCTGTCACTCAACGTACCAAATAATCCAATTATCCCATTTATCGAAGGGGATGGAATTGGTGCAGATATTACACCAACAATGCGAACTGTGGTAGATGCTGCTGTGCAAAAAGCATACGCCGGGAAGCGTTCCATCGAATGGATGGAAGTCTACTGCGGTGAAAAAGCTGACAAAATTTACGGCACCTATATGCCTGAAGAAACTCTCGAAGCGCTGCGCGATTATGTAATATCGATCAAAGGCCCACTGACCACGCCAGTCGGTGGTGGTATTCGTTCCTTGAATGTGGCCCTACGCCAGGAACTGGATTTATATGTTTGTGTACGTCCGGTGCGCTGGTTCGAGGGCGTGCCTTCGCCGGTACATAATCCTGAACTGACCGATATGGTGATTTTCCGTGAGAATTCAGAAGATATTTATGCCGGTATTGAATGGAAAGCAGATTCTCCGGAAGCGAAAAAGGTTATCAAGTTTCTGAAAGAAGAAATGGGTGTAACCAACATCCGCTTTGAAGACAATTGTGGGATCGGGATCAAGCCTGTTTCCAAAGAAGGTAGCCAGCGTCTGGTGCGTAAAGCCATCCAGTTCGCCATTGAAAATGACAAGCCTAGTGTGACGTTAGTGCACAAAGGCAATATCATGAAATATACCGAAGGGGCGTTTAAAGAGTGGGGTTATGAAGTTGCGCTGGAACGTTTTGGCGGTGAGCTTTTAGATGGTGGTCCGTGGGTTAAAATCAAAAATCCAAGAACGGGTAAAGACATTATTATTAAAGATGTCATTGCAGATGCCTTCTTGCAGCAAATCCTGATGCGTCCAGCAGAATATTCTGTGATTGCGACACTCAACTTAAATGGTGACTATATTTCTGATGCGCTGGCCGCGGAAGTCGGTGGAATCGGAATTGCACCAGGTGCCAATATTGGCGGTTCGATTGCAGTCTATGAGGCAACCCACGGCACAGCGCCTAAATATGCCGGACAAGATAAAGTAAATCCGGGTTCGATTATTTTGTCTGCTGAAATGATGTTGCGTGATATGGGCTGGACAGAAGCTGCCGACCTGATCATCAAGGGGATTTCGGGTGCGATTGCGGCAAAAACGGTGACCTATGATTTCGAGCGTCTGATGCCAGGGGCGACCTTACTTCGTTGTTCCGAGTTTGGTGAGGCGATTATTGCTAATATGGATACCTGA
- the msrB gene encoding peptide-methionine (R)-S-oxide reductase MsrB has product MGKLNKSDREWQRELSPEEFRITREKGTEPAFTGKYWNTKQDGTYVCRCCGTPLFSSETKYDSGCGWPSFYRPVSSSVVEELPDTSHGMVRTEIVCHHCDAHLGHVFPDGPEPTGLRYCVNSASLDLETQEKNDEETYP; this is encoded by the coding sequence ATGGGAAAACTCAATAAATCAGACCGGGAATGGCAAAGAGAGTTATCACCTGAGGAGTTTCGCATTACGCGCGAGAAGGGAACCGAGCCGGCATTTACTGGAAAATACTGGAATACCAAGCAAGATGGCACTTATGTATGTCGTTGCTGCGGCACGCCACTGTTCTCTTCTGAGACCAAGTATGACAGCGGCTGTGGCTGGCCAAGTTTCTACCGTCCCGTCAGCAGTTCAGTAGTAGAAGAATTACCTGATACTTCACACGGAATGGTCAGAACTGAGATAGTTTGTCATCATTGTGACGCACATTTAGGGCATGTTTTCCCGGATGGTCCAGAACCGACGGGCTTACGTTATTGTGTCAACTCGGCTTCTCTAGACTTAGAAACACAAGAAAAAAATGATGAGGAAACCTATCCATGA
- a CDS encoding M23 family metallopeptidase, whose amino-acid sequence MRILVKFLRIINLLLSIGFLLTACQPPPSGEAAGWKSPYLYWQLQRTKLEAPLQIPVEGVRVGQINDTWGAARSAGRKHEGTDIFAKRGTPVFSATQGIVRRIGTNNLGGKIIWVTGPNMSQHYYAHLDDYAADIQEGDWVEAGEVIAYVGNTGNAKNTPPHLHYGIYLGGQGATNPYPYLVPSP is encoded by the coding sequence ATGCGAATATTGGTGAAATTTCTTCGGATTATAAACTTACTGTTATCTATAGGTTTTTTACTAACTGCCTGTCAGCCACCGCCTTCAGGTGAAGCAGCCGGTTGGAAAAGCCCTTATCTATATTGGCAATTACAGAGAACCAAGTTAGAAGCTCCGCTACAGATTCCGGTTGAAGGCGTCAGAGTTGGCCAAATTAATGATACTTGGGGAGCAGCGCGTAGTGCAGGTCGTAAACACGAAGGGACGGATATTTTTGCCAAACGTGGTACGCCAGTATTTAGCGCGACCCAAGGGATTGTGCGTAGGATTGGCACCAATAATCTGGGTGGAAAAATTATCTGGGTGACTGGCCCCAATATGAGTCAGCATTATTATGCACATCTGGATGATTATGCAGCGGATATTCAGGAAGGCGACTGGGTCGAAGCAGGTGAAGTCATCGCTTATGTGGGTAATACGGGCAATGCTAAAAATACCCCACCGCATTTACATTATGGGATTTATCTGGGTGGGCAAGGAGCAACCAATCCTTATCCTTATTTAGTTCCTTCTCCATGA
- the dapC gene encoding succinyldiaminopimelate transaminase, producing MNSSLSLLHPYPFEKLNQLFADIQPANMPLIPLSIGEPKHPAPEFVKQAIIDNFKHLSTYPNSKGLPELRESIAQWLTRRFKLNSISTDSNILPVSGTREAIFSFVQALVNREEAPYVVMPNPFYQIYEGATLLAGAKPYFINCTEENNYLGDFDAVPAEVWEKTTLLFVCTPGNPTGAVLSKEQFKKLIALSDQYNFVIASDECYSELWFDQAPVGLLEVCAEIGRDDYKNCVVFHSLSKRSNLPGMRSGFVAGDASLLKPYLQYRTYHGAAMPVQHQLASIAAWDDEAHVEENRVQYRAKFDLFQQELGHLLPLKKPDAGFYYWLKVDNDEAFAKHLMEEAHIKVLPGRYLSRDTEQGNPGENHVRLALVADLAQCEEVIQRLKAIL from the coding sequence ATGAACTCTAGCTTGTCTCTACTGCATCCTTATCCGTTTGAAAAGTTAAATCAGCTTTTTGCGGATATCCAGCCTGCAAATATGCCTTTAATTCCCCTGTCGATTGGCGAACCAAAGCATCCTGCACCGGAGTTTGTGAAACAAGCGATTATCGATAACTTTAAACATTTATCGACGTATCCCAACAGTAAAGGCCTGCCTGAGCTACGTGAAAGTATTGCCCAATGGCTGACACGCCGTTTTAAGCTCAATAGCATTAGTACAGACAGCAATATCCTGCCTGTTTCCGGTACGCGTGAAGCGATTTTCTCGTTTGTACAGGCTTTGGTGAATCGGGAAGAGGCACCTTATGTAGTCATGCCGAATCCGTTTTACCAGATTTATGAAGGTGCAACACTGCTCGCAGGTGCCAAACCTTATTTCATCAACTGTACTGAGGAGAACAATTACCTTGGTGATTTTGATGCTGTGCCGGCAGAAGTCTGGGAAAAGACCACGCTATTATTTGTCTGTACCCCAGGCAATCCAACCGGTGCAGTGCTGTCCAAAGAACAGTTTAAAAAACTGATTGCCCTGTCGGATCAATACAACTTTGTGATTGCTTCAGACGAATGCTATTCGGAACTGTGGTTTGATCAGGCACCTGTAGGTTTACTGGAAGTTTGTGCTGAAATTGGCCGGGATGACTATAAAAACTGTGTGGTGTTCCATTCACTGTCTAAACGTTCTAACCTCCCGGGCATGCGTTCAGGTTTTGTTGCTGGTGATGCCAGCCTGTTAAAACCTTATTTGCAATATCGTACTTACCACGGTGCGGCGATGCCGGTTCAGCACCAGTTAGCTTCAATTGCTGCCTGGGATGATGAAGCACATGTGGAAGAAAACCGGGTGCAATACCGTGCCAAGTTTGATTTATTCCAGCAAGAACTCGGTCATCTGCTGCCACTCAAAAAACCGGATGCAGGTTTCTATTACTGGTTAAAAGTCGACAATGATGAAGCCTTTGCCAAACATTTGATGGAAGAAGCACATATTAAAGTTCTTCCGGGTCGTTATTTATCCCGCGATACTGAACAGGGTAATCCGGGTGAAAATCATGTACGTCTAGCACTTGTGGCCGATCTGGCGCAATGTGAAGAAGTCATTCAACGCCTGAAAGCCATTCTCTAA
- the uraH gene encoding hydroxyisourate hydrolase, which produces MKKIIFALAATSLSTFGFANPLSVHVLNQETGLPSANVTVTLEAQQGEKWVKLNEAKTDSNGRIKEFYPKDTALQKGVYKVTFKTSDWFKANNQRTFFPEVPVVFVIDGTLEHYHIPLLLSSYGYSTYRGN; this is translated from the coding sequence ATGAAAAAAATAATTTTCGCTTTAGCTGCGACTTCCCTTTCAACTTTTGGCTTTGCCAATCCGCTGAGTGTGCATGTACTTAATCAGGAAACCGGCCTACCCTCTGCTAATGTCACGGTCACCCTAGAAGCTCAACAAGGTGAGAAATGGGTCAAGCTCAATGAAGCCAAGACAGACAGTAATGGTCGTATTAAAGAATTTTATCCTAAAGACACCGCGTTACAAAAAGGCGTTTATAAAGTAACGTTTAAAACGAGTGATTGGTTTAAGGCCAATAATCAACGGACGTTCTTCCCTGAAGTGCCGGTAGTTTTTGTGATTGATGGCACGTTGGAGCATTACCATATTCCACTGTTATTAAGTTCTTATGGCTATTCAACGTATCGGGGGAATTAA
- a CDS encoding glutathione peroxidase has translation MTNIYQFEAELLDGKSKPLADYEGKVLLIVNTASKCGFTPQFSGLEKLYEKYKDQGLEILGFPCNQFGGQDPGSNEQIGEFCQKNYGVSFPMFSKVDVKGPEAHAIFRYLTNNSKGILGNGIKWNFTKFLIGRDGKVLNRFAPTTKPEDLEDEIAKVL, from the coding sequence ATGACTAACATTTATCAGTTCGAAGCTGAATTGTTAGATGGCAAAAGCAAGCCACTTGCAGATTATGAAGGCAAGGTACTTTTGATCGTCAATACAGCGAGTAAGTGTGGTTTTACCCCACAGTTTTCAGGATTAGAAAAACTTTACGAAAAATATAAAGATCAAGGTCTGGAAATTTTGGGATTTCCATGTAACCAGTTTGGCGGCCAAGATCCGGGTTCCAATGAACAGATTGGTGAATTTTGCCAGAAGAATTACGGGGTATCTTTCCCGATGTTTTCCAAGGTAGATGTCAAAGGCCCTGAAGCGCACGCCATTTTTCGCTATTTAACCAATAATTCCAAAGGTATTTTAGGCAATGGAATTAAATGGAATTTTACCAAGTTCCTAATCGGACGTGATGGCAAGGTATTGAACCGTTTTGCTCCGACCACCAAGCCTGAAGATCTTGAGGATGAAATTGCAAAAGTGTTGTAA
- the paaI gene encoding hydroxyphenylacetyl-CoA thioesterase PaaI has product MDQQVNQMFNQDRLIQHLGAHLVSYNHNYAKIELKVTEQHLQGHQTCNGAVIFALADAAFAITCNTGEHPAVGQHCGIHYLKPGLLGDTLTAVAEHKASSGRSGIYDIQVMNQHNQIVAEFRGTSRLIIK; this is encoded by the coding sequence ATGGATCAGCAAGTCAACCAGATGTTTAATCAGGACCGGTTAATTCAGCATCTTGGTGCTCATCTGGTTTCTTATAACCACAATTATGCAAAGATCGAATTAAAGGTAACTGAACAGCATTTACAGGGTCATCAGACCTGTAACGGTGCCGTGATTTTCGCACTGGCAGATGCAGCTTTTGCAATTACCTGCAATACCGGTGAACATCCGGCAGTTGGTCAACATTGCGGTATTCATTATTTAAAACCGGGCTTGCTTGGCGACACACTGACTGCTGTAGCTGAACACAAAGCCAGCAGTGGCCGTAGTGGTATTTATGATATTCAGGTGATGAATCAACATAATCAAATTGTGGCAGAATTCCGTGGCACATCACGACTGATCATTAAATAA
- a CDS encoding rRNA large subunit pseudouridine synthase E, protein MKIVILNKPYDVLSQFRADEKHPTMADFVNDKDLRLAGRLDMDSEGLVFLTDHGGLNQYITNPANKKFKTYMVQVEGDVTEEALEQLRKGVELKDGITLPARAEKVSEPEWLWERNPPVRFRASVPTSWVEISICEGRNRQVRRMTSAVGFPTLRLIRTKIGEIDLVRMGLQPGETREIEPLLYPDFQNVPAEEPYRSRSYVKKPGGTGGKPMVRKNKDGSVKKSGTKRIWQMDESEKPRRKTNGTTRPNTKAPRGRGRGRG, encoded by the coding sequence ATGAAAATCGTCATTCTAAACAAACCTTATGACGTCCTCTCCCAATTCCGTGCGGATGAAAAGCACCCAACCATGGCTGATTTTGTCAACGACAAAGATTTACGTCTTGCGGGTCGTTTGGACATGGACTCAGAAGGTCTGGTTTTCCTCACCGATCACGGTGGTCTCAACCAATATATCACCAATCCTGCCAATAAAAAGTTTAAAACTTATATGGTGCAAGTGGAAGGTGATGTGACCGAAGAAGCACTTGAACAGCTTCGTAAAGGCGTTGAACTGAAAGATGGCATAACGCTTCCTGCACGTGCTGAAAAAGTGTCTGAACCGGAATGGCTGTGGGAGCGTAATCCTCCTGTACGTTTCCGTGCCTCTGTTCCAACGTCTTGGGTTGAGATTTCGATCTGTGAAGGTCGTAACCGTCAGGTTCGTCGTATGACATCTGCTGTCGGCTTCCCTACATTGCGTTTGATCCGTACCAAAATTGGTGAGATTGATTTGGTTCGTATGGGATTGCAACCGGGCGAAACCAGAGAAATTGAACCATTATTATATCCGGACTTCCAGAATGTTCCTGCGGAAGAACCATACCGTTCACGTTCTTATGTGAAAAAGCCGGGTGGTACGGGTGGTAAGCCAATGGTTCGCAAGAACAAAGATGGTTCTGTGAAAAAGTCTGGCACCAAACGTATCTGGCAAATGGATGAAAGTGAAAAGCCGCGTCGTAAGACCAATGGCACAACTCGTCCAAATACCAAAGCACCACGTGGTCGCGGCCGCGGTCGTGGCTAA
- a CDS encoding YbfB/YjiJ family MFS transporter, whose amino-acid sequence MSSNTIKLSLFLCLSMCLGIGILRFSYTALLPGTREAFGWSTDFASLLGSANLLGYLIGAFTAMRLPQDRSMSTYIQISAFAGMFSLMCCAFSGFSEVWYIAWRIISGISGGLMMILSPSVVAQCCELQDRLKINFIGFSGIGLGVLIATLFLPYLDQISIQTAWLILCGFALLICIVLSLLIQKFKPYLSAQAPSVISTLSLNSVFYSLLTVYACSAFAYIPHSLFWIDYLSQQLGLSLFWINFNWILYGLGSALGALSAYALARKWGNFAALKILYSLYIMAIFIATLDASPLLTFNSSFFTGMLNPAVVFLTSYTILQLYGLAYKKLWSIATLCFASIQLIGGLSFSALQYFGLSYHQQFILATLVLLLGTLQLFWCTRPARLKPEQQTQPVSAHGEGTK is encoded by the coding sequence ATGTCCTCAAACACAATCAAGCTCAGCCTGTTTCTTTGTCTTAGTATGTGCTTGGGCATTGGCATTCTTCGCTTTTCTTATACCGCACTGTTACCTGGCACACGCGAAGCCTTTGGCTGGAGTACAGATTTTGCCAGCCTTTTGGGCAGTGCCAATTTGCTGGGTTATTTAATCGGTGCATTTACGGCCATGCGCCTGCCTCAAGACCGCAGCATGAGTACCTATATTCAAATTTCAGCCTTTGCCGGCATGTTCAGCCTGATGTGCTGTGCATTTTCTGGTTTTTCTGAAGTATGGTATATCGCTTGGCGGATTATTTCCGGGATCAGCGGTGGACTGATGATGATCTTATCGCCGAGTGTGGTTGCACAGTGCTGTGAACTTCAAGACCGTCTTAAAATCAACTTTATTGGTTTTAGCGGAATTGGACTAGGCGTTTTAATTGCGACCCTGTTTCTGCCTTATCTGGATCAAATTTCCATACAGACGGCCTGGCTAATCTTATGTGGTTTTGCTTTGCTTATCTGTATCGTTTTAAGTTTACTGATTCAGAAATTTAAGCCGTATTTGTCCGCACAAGCCCCTTCGGTTATCTCTACTCTATCTTTGAATAGCGTCTTTTATAGTTTATTGACGGTTTACGCCTGTAGTGCTTTCGCCTATATACCACATTCACTCTTCTGGATTGATTATTTAAGCCAGCAGTTGGGATTGAGCTTGTTCTGGATTAATTTCAACTGGATTCTGTATGGACTAGGTAGTGCTTTAGGCGCCTTGAGTGCTTATGCACTGGCCAGAAAATGGGGTAATTTTGCTGCCCTGAAAATTCTTTATAGTCTTTATATTATGGCTATTTTTATTGCGACTCTAGATGCCAGTCCATTGCTCACTTTTAACTCTTCCTTTTTCACTGGGATGCTAAATCCGGCTGTGGTCTTCCTGACCTCCTATACCATTTTGCAACTGTATGGACTGGCTTATAAAAAGCTCTGGAGTATTGCTACCTTGTGTTTTGCCTCGATTCAGCTGATCGGTGGACTCAGCTTTAGTGCGCTGCAATATTTTGGATTGAGCTATCATCAACAGTTCATACTGGCCACATTGGTTCTTTTATTAGGAACATTGCAATTGTTCTGGTGTACACGTCCTGCCAGACTCAAGCCTGAACAACAAACTCAGCCAGTGTCTGCTCATGGAGAAGGAACTAAATAA
- a CDS encoding M61 family metallopeptidase, with amino-acid sequence MLHYQIEFDDYRQHLIHVTVRFLADPTQVLSLPTWIPGSYLIREFSKHIEAVKAYDEDGRQLQIQKFEKNKWRLFNTDHELITVEYDVYAYDLSVRGAYVDQNRLYVNPACACLGLEGQENKEIELEIFLPDELKHFQLATGMQAKSLVKGRFTLKAKNYAELIDAPFELAEQTRFRFEANGIPHEFVVSGKHAMNAARMQQDIEKICATEISMFGSAPFTDYTFMTMATGNSYGGLEHPNSTSLISPRDDLPKANEPEEPSKDYQRFLGLCSHEYFHSWLVKFIRPENFVNHDLNREGYTSLLWIFEGFTSYYDDLILLRSGVINQESYIALLKAQIDRYLQNPGRVIQSVSESSFDAWVKFYRQDENSNNAGTSYYNKGCLVALCLDLGLRLRGSSLDALMRRLYENAQKGVQVHERTIFELCKELTGDDWSEQINHLINTTDELPLDQLFPEFGMAYSLKNDKSLPFGLKLVDKPEGVLVQSARRDGVAVLAGLSANDVIIAIDGLKATTKLVESYAKQQGTFTVYAFRRDELMTFEVQAAGSELTEVELKVEDPAKVEKWLKA; translated from the coding sequence ATGTTGCATTATCAAATTGAATTTGACGATTATCGTCAGCATCTTATTCACGTGACTGTTCGCTTTCTTGCTGATCCGACCCAAGTCTTGTCATTGCCGACCTGGATTCCGGGAAGTTATCTGATCCGGGAATTTTCCAAGCACATTGAAGCAGTTAAAGCCTATGATGAAGATGGGCGCCAGTTACAGATCCAGAAATTTGAAAAGAACAAATGGCGTTTATTCAATACTGATCATGAGCTGATTACAGTGGAATATGATGTCTATGCCTATGACCTGTCTGTTCGTGGTGCATATGTGGATCAAAATCGTCTCTACGTGAACCCGGCTTGTGCATGTTTAGGGCTAGAAGGTCAGGAAAATAAAGAAATTGAACTGGAAATTTTCCTGCCAGATGAATTAAAGCATTTTCAGCTGGCAACCGGCATGCAAGCCAAAAGTCTGGTCAAAGGCCGTTTCACGCTCAAAGCCAAAAACTATGCCGAATTGATTGATGCACCATTTGAGCTGGCAGAGCAAACCCGTTTCCGTTTTGAAGCAAATGGTATTCCGCATGAATTTGTGGTGTCAGGCAAACATGCCATGAATGCGGCGCGTATGCAGCAGGACATTGAAAAAATTTGTGCCACAGAAATTTCAATGTTTGGTTCGGCGCCGTTTACAGACTATACCTTTATGACCATGGCAACCGGTAATAGCTATGGTGGTCTGGAGCATCCGAACTCGACTAGCCTGATTTCACCACGTGATGACTTGCCTAAGGCCAATGAACCTGAAGAACCTTCAAAAGATTATCAGCGTTTCCTCGGCTTATGTAGCCACGAATATTTCCATTCATGGTTGGTGAAGTTTATTCGCCCTGAAAACTTCGTTAACCATGATTTAAACAGAGAAGGTTATACCTCTCTGTTATGGATCTTTGAAGGTTTCACCTCTTATTACGATGATTTGATTTTGCTGCGTAGCGGCGTGATTAATCAGGAATCGTATATTGCTTTGTTAAAAGCACAGATTGACCGTTATTTGCAAAATCCGGGACGTGTGATTCAGTCAGTGTCTGAATCCAGTTTTGATGCCTGGGTGAAATTCTATCGTCAGGATGAAAACTCGAATAATGCGGGTACCAGCTATTACAACAAAGGTTGTTTAGTTGCACTGTGCCTGGATTTGGGTCTGCGTTTACGTGGTTCAAGTCTGGATGCTTTGATGCGCCGTTTGTATGAAAATGCCCAGAAAGGCGTTCAGGTGCATGAACGGACGATCTTTGAATTGTGTAAAGAATTGACAGGAGATGATTGGTCAGAACAGATTAATCACTTGATCAATACCACAGATGAATTGCCGCTCGATCAGCTATTCCCTGAGTTTGGTATGGCTTATAGCCTGAAAAATGACAAGTCTTTGCCATTCGGTTTAAAACTGGTAGATAAGCCGGAAGGTGTTCTAGTTCAATCTGCGCGTCGTGATGGGGTTGCTGTACTCGCTGGCCTTTCTGCCAATGATGTCATTATTGCAATTGATGGCTTAAAAGCAACGACCAAACTTGTTGAAAGCTATGCAAAACAGCAAGGTACTTTTACAGTGTATGCATTCCGTCGTGATGAGCTGATGACCTTCGAGGTTCAAGCTGCGGGTTCTGAACTGACCGAAGTTGAACTGAAAGTGGAAGATCCGGCTAAAGTCGAGAAATGGCTTAAAGCTTAA